A genome region from Triticum aestivum cultivar Chinese Spring chromosome 2B, IWGSC CS RefSeq v2.1, whole genome shotgun sequence includes the following:
- the LOC123041291 gene encoding peroxidase 1-like: protein MARRQRVEAREMAALVTRLSLALAALLSGCAAQPGIRFGYYDKTCPGAERIVFRETTRIVRASPDLAASLLRLHYHDCFVQGCDASVLLDSADGSPTEKDAIPNESLRGFDAVARVKDKLEKACPATVSCADLLVLMARDAVVLSKGPSWPVALGRRDGRTSRAENCGELPPLYGNITVMIEVFAAKGLDVKDLVVLSAGHTLGKAHCSSFADRLYNGSIRSTDPTLDGRYADRLRMRCRGPSDSSAAAEMDAGSCGTFDTSYYRQVARRRGLLRSDAGLMEHPFAGAYVRRAATGRYDGEFFRDFRVSMAKMGAIGVLTGNQGKIRTKCNLVN from the exons ATGGCTCGCCGCCAGCGAGTGGAGGCTCGAGAGATGGCCGCACTGGTGACAAGGCTGTCACTTGCTCTAGCTGCGCTCCTGTCTGGATGCGCGGCGCAGCCGGGCATCAGGTTCGGTTACTACGACAAGACGTGCCCGGGAGCGGAAAGGATCGTGTTCAGGGAGACGACGAGGATCGTCAGGGCGTCGCCGGACCTGGCCGCGTCCCTGCTCCGGCTGCACTACCACGATTGCTTCGTGCAGGGCTGCGATGCATCTGTGCTGCTCGACTCCGCAGACGGGAGCCCCACGGAGAAGGATGCCATACCCAACGAGAGTCTCCGAGGCTTCGACGCCGTCGCGCGGGTCAAGGACAAGCTCGAGAAGGCGTGCCCGGCCACCGTCTCCTGCGCCGACCTCCTCGTGCTCATGGCACGAGACGCCGTCGTTCTG AGCAAAGGCCCATCCTGGCCCGTGGCGCTCGGCCGGAGGGACGGCCGGACGTCCCGCGCCGAAAACTGCGGCGAGCTGCCGCCGCTCTACGGAAACATCACGGTCATGATCGAGGTGTTCGCGGCCAAGGGCCTCGATGTCAAGGACCTCGTCGTGCTCTCGGCCGGGCACACGCTTGGGAAGGCGCACTGCTCATCCTTCGCCGACCGCCTCTACAATGGCAGCATCCGCAGCACCGACCCGACCCTGGACGGAAGGTACGCCGATAGGCTGAGAATGCGCTGCCGCGGCCCCAGCGATAGCAGCGCGGCAGCAGAGATGGACGCCGGTAGCTGCGGGACATTCGACACGAGCTACTATCGGCAGGTGGCCAGGAGGCGCGGGCTGCTCCGGTCGGACGCCGGCCTCATGGAGCATCCCTTCGCCGGTGCCtacgtccgccgcgccgccactGGCAGGTACGACGGGGAATTCTTCCGGGACTTCCGCGTCTCCATGGCCAAGATGGGCGCCATCGGCGTGCTCACCGGCAACCAAGGGAAGATCAGGACCAAGTGCAACCTTGTCAACTGA